The Nocardioides pantholopis genome window below encodes:
- a CDS encoding helix-turn-helix transcriptional regulator, whose protein sequence is MTRPTARVLAMLELLQAGGQRTVGELAARLGVDERTVRRYAEHLADLGIPIQSQRGRYGGYRLSPGYKLPPLMLTDDEAIAVVLGLTAAERTGLATTDNAATASALAKVSRVLPRGLGERLDSLLSTAQFTTPVRAPAPAGADTLLGLASAAQARRTVVIAYTDWAGRESQRELDVYGLVFHSGRWYVSGHDHSRDDVRTFRLDRIVSLEQGAGCYVVPADFDATTQVTSGIAAVRWSHEVSVVLRTTLAEAGERLPRSAGRLSEHADGVLLETRAEHLDGMARMLAGLGWDFEVITPAALREEVLAVADRLRASAARGTRSRGSTPPAAGSWSAPA, encoded by the coding sequence GTGACTCGCCCCACCGCTCGGGTGCTCGCCATGCTGGAGCTGCTCCAGGCGGGCGGCCAGCGCACGGTCGGCGAGCTCGCTGCTCGGCTCGGGGTCGACGAGCGCACGGTCCGTCGCTATGCCGAGCACCTCGCCGACCTCGGGATCCCGATTCAGTCGCAGCGGGGCAGGTACGGCGGCTACCGGCTCTCCCCGGGTTACAAGCTGCCGCCGCTGATGCTCACCGATGACGAGGCCATCGCCGTCGTCCTGGGGCTCACGGCCGCGGAGCGCACGGGGCTCGCCACGACCGACAACGCGGCCACGGCGAGCGCGCTGGCCAAGGTCTCCCGCGTCCTGCCGCGGGGCCTGGGGGAGCGGCTCGACAGCCTGCTGTCGACAGCACAGTTCACGACCCCGGTGCGCGCCCCCGCGCCCGCCGGCGCCGACACCCTGCTCGGTCTCGCCTCGGCCGCGCAGGCGCGGCGCACCGTCGTGATCGCGTACACCGACTGGGCCGGGCGGGAGTCGCAGCGTGAGCTCGACGTGTACGGCCTGGTCTTCCACTCCGGCCGGTGGTACGTCAGCGGACACGATCACTCCCGGGACGACGTGCGGACCTTCCGCTTGGACCGCATCGTCTCGCTCGAACAGGGAGCCGGCTGCTACGTCGTGCCTGCCGACTTCGACGCCACGACCCAGGTCACCTCGGGCATCGCGGCGGTCAGGTGGTCGCACGAGGTCTCCGTCGTCCTGCGGACCACCCTCGCGGAGGCCGGCGAGCGGCTCCCGCGGAGCGCGGGACGGCTCAGCGAGCACGCCGACGGAGTGCTCCTCGAGACGCGCGCCGAGCACCTGGACGGCATGGCCCGGATGCTGGCCGGGCTCGGCTGGGACTTCGAGGTGATCACCCCGGCGGCCTTGCGTGAGGAGGTCCTCGCCGTGGCAGACCGCCTCCGGGCCAGTGCCGCGCGCGGCACGCGATCTAGAGGCTCGACTCCGCCCGCCGCCGGATCCTGGTCAGCGCCAGCCTGA
- a CDS encoding alpha/beta fold hydrolase, whose amino-acid sequence MTTTTYVLIPGFWLGAEVWRPVADALRRRGHLVHAVDLAGMGERAHLAAPETDLTTHVDDVVDLIEQQDLHEVVLVGHSYGALVATGVADRMPDRVAHLVYIDSGPLPNGIAQADFEGPEARAANQDAVVTHGEGWQLPPPDWAALAAEVPEVDDAAVAALVEGSRPQPWLTATQPVALTGAWERLPRTGVLCSFSLEQLQQMAPHAPVFAHMIDGDWTYLELPTWHWPMVSRPAELAQALGSVAR is encoded by the coding sequence ATGACCACCACCACCTACGTCCTCATCCCCGGCTTCTGGCTCGGCGCCGAGGTCTGGCGCCCGGTCGCCGACGCGCTGCGACGGCGCGGTCACCTCGTGCACGCCGTCGACCTCGCCGGGATGGGCGAGCGCGCCCACCTCGCCGCGCCCGAGACCGACCTGACGACCCATGTCGACGACGTCGTGGACCTGATCGAGCAGCAGGACCTGCACGAGGTCGTCCTCGTCGGCCACAGCTACGGCGCCCTCGTCGCGACCGGTGTGGCCGACCGGATGCCCGACCGCGTGGCGCACCTGGTCTACATCGACTCAGGCCCCCTGCCCAACGGCATCGCCCAGGCCGACTTCGAAGGCCCCGAGGCGCGCGCGGCCAACCAGGATGCGGTCGTGACACACGGCGAGGGCTGGCAGCTCCCGCCGCCGGACTGGGCAGCACTCGCCGCCGAGGTGCCCGAGGTCGACGATGCCGCGGTGGCCGCACTGGTCGAAGGCTCACGCCCACAGCCCTGGCTGACCGCGACCCAGCCGGTGGCACTCACCGGCGCCTGGGAGCGGCTGCCGCGCACCGGCGTGCTGTGCAGCTTCAGTCTCGAGCAGCTGCAGCAGATGGCACCGCACGCGCCGGTCTTCGCGCACATGATCGACGGTGACTGGACCTACCTCGAGCTGCCGACCTGGCACTGGCCGATGGTGAGCCGACCGGCGGAGCTCGCCCAGGCGCTGGGGTCGGTCGCTCGCTAG
- a CDS encoding response regulator transcription factor, whose translation MSADSKRPLRLAIVDDYAVVVAGVAAFLADEGIDVVETGASTPVLSDVDVVLYDTFAQVQGTGIDLEDFVRDSGAMVVVYSWNLDLRLIEQVIAAGARGYLSKVLSGPQIVAALERVVRGEIVILPGDEESSVGGEGDWPGRSAGLSPREAEVLALITQGLSNQEIAARVFLSLNTVKTYIRTAYQKIGATRRSQAVLWGMQNGFQPDTLRTVDAELVLRTSPRFRGRDR comes from the coding sequence GTGAGTGCCGACTCGAAGCGCCCGTTGCGGCTGGCCATCGTCGACGACTATGCGGTGGTGGTGGCAGGGGTCGCGGCGTTCCTGGCCGACGAGGGCATCGACGTCGTGGAGACCGGCGCGTCGACACCCGTTCTCTCGGACGTGGACGTTGTTCTCTACGACACGTTCGCCCAGGTGCAGGGCACGGGGATCGACCTCGAGGACTTCGTGCGCGACAGCGGCGCCATGGTGGTGGTCTACAGCTGGAACCTCGACCTCCGGCTGATCGAGCAGGTGATCGCCGCGGGCGCCCGGGGCTACCTGTCCAAGGTGCTGTCCGGGCCGCAGATCGTCGCGGCGTTGGAGCGGGTCGTCCGGGGGGAGATCGTCATCCTCCCCGGCGACGAGGAGTCGAGCGTCGGCGGCGAGGGTGACTGGCCGGGACGCTCGGCCGGGCTGTCCCCGCGCGAGGCGGAGGTCCTTGCGCTGATCACCCAAGGGCTGAGCAACCAGGAGATCGCAGCGAGGGTGTTCCTGAGCCTCAACACGGTGAAGACCTACATCCGCACGGCCTACCAGAAGATCGGCGCAACCCGACGATCGCAGGCTGTTCTGTGGGGCATGCAGAACGGGTTCCAGCCCGACACCCTGCGTACCGTCGATGCCGAACTCGTCCTGCGCACCAGCCCCCGCTTCCGCGGCAGGGACCGCTAG
- a CDS encoding ArsR/SmtB family transcription factor, which translates to MTDQLSRVFSALADPTRRDIVARLAVGDATVGALAEPYDVSVQAVSKHLKVLEDAGLVSRSKDAQRRPVHLEAEVFDLMTKWIERYRRQAEERFSRLDGVLAEMDQMDQMDDDTSTPITREGTAS; encoded by the coding sequence ATGACCGATCAGCTCTCGCGCGTCTTCTCGGCGCTCGCCGACCCGACCCGACGCGACATCGTCGCCCGCCTCGCCGTCGGCGATGCCACCGTCGGGGCGCTCGCCGAGCCGTACGACGTGAGCGTCCAGGCCGTCTCCAAGCACCTCAAGGTGCTCGAGGACGCCGGCCTGGTCAGCCGCAGCAAGGACGCGCAGCGCCGACCGGTCCACCTCGAAGCCGAGGTCTTCGACCTGATGACGAAGTGGATCGAGCGCTACCGCCGGCAGGCCGAGGAGCGGTTCAGCCGCCTCGACGGCGTACTGGCCGAGATGGACCAGATGGACCAGATGGACGACGACACCAGCACCCCCATCACCCGGGAAGGAACCGCATCATGA
- a CDS encoding SRPBCC domain-containing protein — translation MNTTTHQQGHQQGDQQGDPASPSARRYDQAAIEADASVPAIHIWRDFRATPAQLLRAHTDPELFVRWVGPQDVENEVVEWDARDGGAWRYTTRHQGFETAFRGCFHTVREDRIVQTFTWEGMPDVVSLETMMFEDLGDGRTRLHAFSLCDSFEGRDQWLASGMEVGVNDGYAKLDRLVAESVL, via the coding sequence ATGAACACCACTACCCACCAGCAGGGCCACCAGCAGGGCGACCAGCAGGGCGACCCGGCATCCCCCAGCGCGCGGCGCTACGACCAGGCGGCGATCGAGGCCGACGCGTCGGTGCCCGCCATCCACATCTGGCGCGACTTCCGGGCCACCCCGGCCCAGCTCCTCCGTGCCCACACCGACCCCGAGCTCTTCGTCCGCTGGGTCGGCCCCCAGGACGTCGAGAACGAGGTCGTCGAGTGGGACGCCCGCGACGGTGGCGCCTGGCGCTACACCACGCGGCACCAGGGCTTCGAGACCGCCTTCCGCGGCTGCTTCCACACCGTCCGCGAGGACCGCATCGTGCAGACCTTCACCTGGGAGGGCATGCCGGACGTCGTCTCGCTGGAGACGATGATGTTCGAGGACCTCGGCGACGGGCGTACGAGGCTGCACGCCTTCTCGCTGTGCGACTCCTTCGAGGGCCGCGACCAGTGGCTGGCCAGCGGCATGGAGGTCGGCGTCAACGACGGGTACGCCAAGCTCGACCGGCTGGTCGCGGAGAGCGTCCTGTAG
- a CDS encoding winged helix-turn-helix transcriptional regulator, with protein sequence MEFICGLDAAVAVVDGKWKPLILWALSVEPRRTGELRRELPGVSEKVLIQQLRELERDGVVHREVHQQVPPKVVYSLTAKGRALDEALQPLGSWGEQHMAEISAARA encoded by the coding sequence ATGGAGTTCATCTGCGGACTGGACGCCGCCGTCGCGGTGGTCGACGGCAAGTGGAAGCCACTGATCCTGTGGGCGCTCAGCGTCGAGCCGCGACGCACCGGCGAGCTCCGGCGGGAGCTGCCCGGGGTCTCGGAGAAGGTGCTGATCCAGCAGCTGCGGGAGCTCGAGCGGGACGGAGTCGTCCACCGCGAGGTGCACCAGCAGGTGCCGCCGAAGGTCGTGTACTCGCTCACGGCCAAGGGCCGCGCGCTCGACGAGGCCCTGCAGCCGCTCGGGTCGTGGGGCGAGCAGCACATGGCCGAGATCTCCGCGGCCCGAGCCTGA
- a CDS encoding NAD(P)-dependent oxidoreductase, whose product MTSTDSSPTPATTGPITDTAPVAVIGLGSMGAALARAFLGAGTPTTVWNRTTARAEALAAEGADLAPDLAAAVEAGTVVVTCLRDHQATRELLGALPAEAFAGRTVVVLASSTPAEARETQAWADQRGIRALLGAIMVPTPLIGTPQSLILYAGRRDVLDRSRATLEVIAPNSAYVGDDPGLAPLLDTAMLEVFFAGMTAFLHASAMVTAHGLEAAAFLPWAKEMLAILPDTFDGLAADVDAGSYPGTEDNLAMELAALTHMVTTSRGARVDSRLPELMHDLARQAVDAGHGADGWSRVVEVLRGPGDRA is encoded by the coding sequence ATGACCTCCACCGACTCCTCCCCCACGCCAGCAACCACTGGCCCTATCACTGACACTGCCCCGGTCGCCGTCATCGGCCTGGGGTCGATGGGTGCGGCCCTGGCCCGGGCCTTCCTCGGCGCCGGGACGCCCACCACTGTCTGGAACCGCACCACCGCGCGGGCCGAGGCACTCGCGGCCGAGGGTGCCGACCTCGCCCCGGACCTCGCTGCGGCGGTCGAGGCGGGCACCGTGGTCGTGACCTGCCTGCGCGATCACCAGGCCACCCGCGAGCTGCTCGGCGCGCTGCCCGCCGAGGCCTTCGCCGGCCGGACCGTCGTCGTCCTCGCCTCGTCCACCCCCGCCGAGGCCCGCGAGACCCAGGCGTGGGCCGACCAGCGAGGAATCCGTGCGCTCCTCGGGGCGATCATGGTGCCGACGCCGCTGATCGGCACGCCGCAGTCGCTGATCCTGTACGCCGGGCGCCGCGACGTCCTCGACCGGAGCCGCGCGACGCTCGAGGTGATCGCGCCGAACTCGGCGTACGTCGGCGACGACCCGGGGCTGGCGCCGCTGCTCGACACCGCGATGCTCGAGGTCTTCTTCGCCGGGATGACCGCGTTCCTGCACGCCAGCGCGATGGTGACCGCGCACGGGCTGGAGGCCGCGGCGTTCCTGCCGTGGGCGAAGGAGATGCTGGCCATCCTGCCGGACACGTTCGACGGCCTCGCCGCGGACGTGGACGCCGGCAGCTATCCGGGCACCGAGGACAACCTCGCCATGGAGCTGGCGGCGCTCACCCACATGGTGACCACCAGCCGGGGCGCGCGCGTCGACAGCCGCCTGCCCGAGCTGATGCACGACCTCGCCCGGCAGGCCGTCGACGCGGGCCACGGCGCCGACGGCTGGTCGCGGGTGGTGGAGGTGCTCCGCGGTCCCGGCGACAGGGCGTGA
- a CDS encoding DUF6069 family protein, producing MSVLEEKRACAPRGRVRDAWPVAVVAAAAAALVWCLATLVASVDLTVRTGSGSQPVNVVSVIVTSIVVTLAGAGLLQVLDRRTRRGLAIWTWVALTVLAMSLPGPLAATSPAAGVTLVALHLLVGGVVIVGLRARHPGR from the coding sequence ATGAGCGTGCTGGAGGAGAAGCGGGCCTGCGCCCCGCGGGGCCGGGTCCGGGACGCCTGGCCGGTGGCGGTCGTCGCCGCCGCAGCCGCGGCGCTGGTCTGGTGCCTGGCCACCCTGGTGGCCTCGGTGGACCTGACCGTGCGCACCGGCTCTGGGAGCCAGCCGGTGAACGTGGTGTCGGTGATCGTCACCTCGATCGTCGTGACCCTGGCCGGCGCCGGGCTGCTGCAGGTGCTCGATCGTCGTACCCGTCGCGGCCTGGCGATCTGGACCTGGGTCGCGCTCACGGTCCTAGCGATGTCGTTGCCCGGCCCCCTGGCGGCAACGAGCCCGGCGGCCGGGGTGACCCTGGTGGCGCTCCACCTGCTCGTGGGCGGGGTCGTGATCGTCGGGCTGCGGGCCCGGCACCCGGGCCGCTAG
- a CDS encoding sensor histidine kinase, producing the protein MTSCPPGAWRRNVSVLVWTPVLLLGPVLDVRGSTGSIVLQVAIIVVIAASAVTAALAGGPPWHDARAPLALSTLIAATVAGSTLESAQWLPTWVLLANALPSAIRGRWLLLAIPATTAGSMGAAWMVAPHDGTRVLTQGFVVVLAGLANAAFTALIDTVSELRRTRQELARVAVAEERDRFSRDLHDLLGHTLSVMVVKAQAVRRLVAADPAAAVAHAVDIEQIGRRALVDVRQAVDAMRSPTLAEEVAGACHALDAAGIATRVDGSPVVASGTADELLAWVVREGATNVLRHSGASTCRISLSDVDGRVALTIADDGMGAPPTSAPRVGGLAGLRERLAAVGGDLVVEPGDDGFRLVATVPGGRA; encoded by the coding sequence GTGACGAGCTGTCCCCCGGGAGCCTGGAGGCGCAACGTCTCGGTGCTCGTGTGGACTCCGGTGCTCCTGCTCGGCCCGGTCCTCGACGTCCGAGGGTCTACCGGGTCGATCGTCCTCCAGGTCGCGATCATCGTGGTCATCGCAGCCTCGGCCGTCACCGCGGCGCTGGCCGGCGGACCCCCGTGGCACGACGCGCGAGCGCCCCTCGCCCTGTCGACACTGATCGCGGCGACGGTCGCCGGCAGCACGCTGGAGAGTGCCCAGTGGCTGCCCACCTGGGTGCTGCTGGCCAACGCCCTGCCGAGCGCGATCCGGGGTCGCTGGCTGCTGCTGGCGATACCGGCCACGACGGCAGGATCCATGGGGGCCGCCTGGATGGTTGCGCCTCACGACGGCACCCGGGTGCTCACCCAGGGCTTCGTGGTCGTGCTCGCCGGGCTGGCGAACGCCGCCTTCACCGCCCTCATCGACACCGTCTCCGAGCTGCGGCGGACTCGCCAGGAGCTGGCGCGGGTCGCGGTGGCCGAGGAGCGGGACCGCTTCTCCCGCGACCTGCACGACCTGCTCGGGCACACGCTGTCGGTCATGGTCGTCAAGGCGCAGGCCGTACGCCGGCTCGTCGCGGCGGACCCCGCGGCGGCCGTCGCGCACGCGGTGGACATCGAGCAGATCGGGCGGCGGGCGCTGGTCGACGTACGCCAGGCGGTCGACGCGATGCGCTCACCCACCCTGGCCGAGGAGGTGGCCGGGGCCTGCCACGCCCTCGACGCCGCTGGGATCGCCACCAGGGTCGACGGCTCCCCGGTCGTGGCCAGCGGGACCGCGGACGAGCTGCTGGCCTGGGTGGTGCGCGAGGGAGCGACCAACGTACTGCGGCACTCCGGCGCCTCCACCTGCCGGATCTCGCTGTCCGACGTCGACGGCCGGGTGGCCCTGACGATCGCGGACGACGGCATGGGCGCACCGCCGACATCGGCCCCGCGCGTGGGCGGGCTGGCGGGCCTGCGGGAGCGACTGGCCGCGGTGGGCGGGGACCTCGTCGTCGAGCCCGGGGACGACGGCTTCCGGCTGGTGGCCACGG